The following coding sequences lie in one Glycine max cultivar Williams 82 chromosome 19, Glycine_max_v4.0, whole genome shotgun sequence genomic window:
- the LOC106797238 gene encoding cytochrome P450 84A1: MIVCLWCALTLQFTQDVMFGGTETVASAIEWAMAELMRSPEDQKRVQQELADVVGLDRRAEESDFEKLTYLKCALKETLRLHPPIPLLLHETAEDATVGGYLVPKKARVMINAWAIGRDKNSWEEPESFKPARFLKPGVPDFKGSNFEFIPFGSGRRSCPGMVLGLYALELTVAHLLHCFTWELPDGMKPSEMDMGDVFGLTAPRSTRLIAVPTKRVVCPLF, translated from the coding sequence ATGATTGTTTGTTTGTGGTGTGCGTTAACATTACAATTTACACAGGACGTGATGTTCGGAGGCACGGAAACGGTAGCGTCAGCGATCGAGTGGGCCATGGCGGAGCTCATGAGAAGCCCAGAAGATCAAAAGCGGGTCCAACAAGAGCTGGCGGATGTAGTGGGCCTGGACCGTCGGGCCGAAGAGTCCGATTTCGAGAAACTCACTTATCTCAAATGTGCCCTCAAAGAGACCCTCCGCCTCCACCCTCCGATCCCGCTCCTCCTCCACGAGACGGCGGAGGACGCGACGGTCGGCGGTTACCTCGTCCCCAAGAAGGCGCGTGTCATGATCAACGCGTGGGCCATTGGGAGGGACAAGAACAGCTGGGAGGAACCCGAGAGCTTCAAGCCCGCCCGGTTTCTTAAACCGGGCGTGCCCGATTTCAAAGGGAGCAACTTCGAGTTCATTCCATTCGGGTCGGGTCGCAGGTCCTGCCCCGGGATGGTGTTGGGGCTCTACGCGCTCGAGTTGACGGTGGCGCACCTCCTTCACTGCTTCACGTGGGAATTGCCAGATGGGATGAAGCCAAGTGAGATGGACATGGGTGACGTGTTCGGACTCACCGCTCCAAGATCCACGCGACTCATTGCTGTGCCAACCAAGCGCGTGGTGTGCcctctcttttaa